In Flavobacterium praedii, the DNA window TAGTATTTTTTTCCTAAACGAAAATACAAATAAAACTAACAATACCAGACTTAAAATTTCAATGGCAATACTAAAATGTACTTCAAACTAAAACAGCTTTATAAGTTTTAGAATTTGTAATTGCTCTTGAAATTGAATTTGCATTTGAAATAGAATTTTAAATTTGTGGATTCTCTTCATAATATCTTGCTTCAATCCTTTTTATATCTTTAATAGACTTTCTCGCCCAATCCAATCTTTTCACCAAAATCTCTTCTTCAGTCAATTGCCAATCAACATCCGAATTGCGCAAACGATTCGTTAGATTCTGAATAATAATCGATGCCGAAACTGAGATATTCAAACTCTCCGTAAAACCAACCATCGGAATTTTAAGAAAACCATCCGCTCTCCTGAGAATCTCTTCTGACAATCCATCTCTCTCGGTTCCAAAAAACAAGGCGCTTGGTTTCGTGATATCAAAATCCTCCATCAAACAATCATTCTCATGTGGTGTAGTCGCAATAATTTGATAGCCTTTACTTTTTAAAGTATCAATACAATTCGTAACACTATCATAAGTCGAAATATCAACCCATTTTTGGGCACCCATTGCAATTTCTTTATCGATCCGTTTTCCATAACGTTCCTCGATAACATGCAACTCCTGAATTCCAAAAACCTCACAACTGCGCATCACGGCACTAGCATTATGCATCTGAAAAACATCTTCAACCGCAATGGTAAAATGTTTGGTTCTGTCTTTCAAAACTTTTAAAAATTTTTCCTTCCTATTATCTGTCAAAATATTTTCAAGAAAAGCAAGGTAATCGAGATCAATCATTGTATATTAGTTTTGGCAAAAATACTAAAAAAGAGTAGTTTTATTTTCTATAAAAATTTCAAAAAATGAAAAAGAAATTAGTTGTTCTTACTGGCGCTGGAATTAGTGCCGAAAGCGGCATCAAAACATTTCGTGATAGCGACGGATTATGGGAAGGCCATAACGTAATGGATGTCGCAACTCCAGAAGGTTGGTATAAAAACCCTGCACTGGTTCTTGATTTCTACAACCAAAGACGACAACAACTAAAAGAAGTACACCCCAATTTAGGTCATCAGATTTTGGCCGAATTAGAAAATAATTTTGACGTTTATATCATCACCCAAAATGTAGATGATTTACACGAACGAGCTGGAAGTTCGAATGTAACGCATTTGCATGGCGAATTATTAAAAGTACGAAGTTCCAAAATCGAAAACTACATTTTGGATTGGCCCAACGATTTGAATTTTGGTGACGTTGACCAACAAGGCAATCAGCTTCGTCCTCATATAGTATGGTTTGGAGAACAAGTACCCGCTTTGGATGAAGCGATAGAAATCACAGAACAAGCTGATTATTTTGCAGTAATTGGTACTTCATTACAAGTTTACCCTGCTGCTGGCTTAATAGATTTTACCAAAAGAGAAACACCCATTTATTATATCGATCCAAAACCCATAAAAATTCCAAATCTTAAAAACCCTCTCGAAGTAATCCCAAACATCGCTTCCGAAGGTGTTCGTATTTTAAAAGAAAAACTACTCGCTAATCCATAAGGACTTTATCAAACGAATTTAACAGACCCAAATCCAGAATGGTACTTTTGTTATTATCACTTCGAGTATACATTGATTTAAATTTGGCACCATAAACGACTTCTTCAAAAGTATAGGATGTGCGCGTTGCAACCGTAGTACTGAACATGTCATCAAAAGTTTTAATAATCACAATAATTTCGCCCAAAATCGAATCATAATCCGAAGCAACCAATTCCCACAAAGGACTTTCACTGGTTATCGGATGAACCAAAGTCCAACTCAATGCCAACGAATTTATTCTTTGATATTCCAAATCCAAAGTGTAAAATTTATTGGTCATCACTCCATTTTCTTCAATTCGCATTCCAAGAGTTACATTCACTTCGGCATCAATATAATTGGTATTTTTATAAGGAGCCAACCGAAACATTAATGCTTTACCGTCATTAAAAGGAGCAATGACCGCATTTTTTGAAAATTTTATAAAAATAGAAGGCTTGCTAAATCTCCCAAAAAACAAACCTGTAGCAATAGCAAAACTCAATAAACCAATTAGTGCTTCTGCCGAGGACAATGCGCTGGTATAAAAACCAGTCGGACTAATATGCCCATAACCAACTGTGGTAAACGTTTGCGCACTAAAGAAATAAGCCTGCCCAAATTGTACCCATTCATTATCGGTAGTTGCAATTCCATTAAGATGTTCAATCCCAATTGCAAAATACAGCAACGCAAACACAAAATTAATAGTAACATAAAACAACAACAGTATCGAAAGGAATTTC includes these proteins:
- a CDS encoding TrmH family RNA methyltransferase, whose product is MIDLDYLAFLENILTDNRKEKFLKVLKDRTKHFTIAVEDVFQMHNASAVMRSCEVFGIQELHVIEERYGKRIDKEIAMGAQKWVDISTYDSVTNCIDTLKSKGYQIIATTPHENDCLMEDFDITKPSALFFGTERDGLSEEILRRADGFLKIPMVGFTESLNISVSASIIIQNLTNRLRNSDVDWQLTEEEILVKRLDWARKSIKDIKRIEARYYEENPQI
- a CDS encoding SIR2 family NAD-dependent protein deacylase, with the translated sequence MKKKLVVLTGAGISAESGIKTFRDSDGLWEGHNVMDVATPEGWYKNPALVLDFYNQRRQQLKEVHPNLGHQILAELENNFDVYIITQNVDDLHERAGSSNVTHLHGELLKVRSSKIENYILDWPNDLNFGDVDQQGNQLRPHIVWFGEQVPALDEAIEITEQADYFAVIGTSLQVYPAAGLIDFTKRETPIYYIDPKPIKIPNLKNPLEVIPNIASEGVRILKEKLLANP
- a CDS encoding ion channel, with product MALFNRLNLKAKALVNTGFGSSASSYGGRFINKDGSVNAVKKGVGALDRISWYHTMLDMSSWKFLSILLLFYVTINFVFALLYFAIGIEHLNGIATTDNEWVQFGQAYFFSAQTFTTVGYGHISPTGFYTSALSSAEALIGLLSFAIATGLFFGRFSKPSIFIKFSKNAVIAPFNDGKALMFRLAPYKNTNYIDAEVNVTLGMRIEENGVMTNKFYTLDLEYQRINSLALSWTLVHPITSESPLWELVASDYDSILGEIIVIIKTFDDMFSTTVATRTSYTFEEVVYGAKFKSMYTRSDNNKSTILDLGLLNSFDKVLMD